A stretch of the Archocentrus centrarchus isolate MPI-CPG fArcCen1 unplaced genomic scaffold, fArcCen1 scaffold_26_ctg1, whole genome shotgun sequence genome encodes the following:
- the LOC115776086 gene encoding natterin-3-like, whose amino-acid sequence MERSVLLLLGLLALSSASLQGIVRKSIQLTKVSLLKPALEGRVPKPPGNKMVSGPLTPADLERQHDLPSSFIFGDNVNLQWLTWDGSLPNGAVSIYNGYTKRTDYVCKYKCEAGFYNPSLGPYCRYPYGDREYYAPEFEILANKDNFEFLEWKEDSYGSVPQHSVRTCAGVDIYVGKNKYGLGKVVPQFEAFFLPWEGDEYWYKNYQVLAINRDTYTQHISDVKYGIDEVTIFQYPPETMRISGITNNECQTVVKTVTISKSSEVETTWNIGRATMLGVTGSITAKIPFIGSGGIELGAEKTLQFSRGTTVIETLTHSVSVELTVPPNHSCKVRMEGRKIKADIPYTARLSRTYHNGETQWTTITGTYDGVQIGEVRAVVDRCEPVIDAKPCP is encoded by the exons ATGGAGcggtctgtgctgctgctgctgggcctGCTGGCTCTGTCCTCGGCCAGTCTGCAGGGCATTGTGAGGAAGAGCATCCAGCTCACAAAGG TGTCCTTACTGAAACCAGCACTGGAGGGCCGAGTCCCCAAACCGCCTGGTAACAAAATGGTGTCGGGTCCTCTAACTCCTGCTGATCTGGAGCGGCAGCACGATCTGCCGTCCTCCTTCATCTTTGGGGATAACGTGAACCTGCAGTGGCTGACCTGGGACGGCTCTCTGCCCAATGGAGCTGTTTCCATCTACAACGGTTACACCAAGCGCACCGACTATGTCTGCAAGTACAAGTGTGAAGCCGGCTTCTACAACCCTAGCCTGGGCCCTTACTGCCGCTACCCCTATGGTGACCGTGAGTATTACGCCCCAGAGTTTGAGATCCTGGCCAACAAAGACAACTTTGAGTTCCTGGAGTGGAAGGAAGACTCCTATGGCTCAGTGCCCCAACATTCAGTGAGGACCTGTGCAGGAGTTGATATCTACGTTGGGAAGAACAAGTACGGTCTTGGGAAGGTTGTTCCTCAGTTTGAAGCCTTCTTCTTGCCCTGGGAAGGTGATGAGTATTGGTATAAGAATTACCAGGTCCTGGCCATCAACAGGGACACCTACACTCaacacatctctgatgtcaagTACGGCATTGATGAGGTCACCATCTTCCAGTATCCTCCTGAGACCATGCGCATCTCGGGCATCACCAACAATGAGTGTCAGACAGTAGTGAAGACAGTGACTATCTCAAAATCCTCAGAGGTGGAGACCACCTGGAACATCGGACGAGCCACAATGCTGGGTGTCACGGGCAGTATCACAGCCAAAATCCCCTTCATCGGCTCCGGGGGCATTGAGCTGGGCGCTGAGAAGACGCTGCAGTTCTCCAGGGGAACCACCGTAATTGAGACGCTCACCCACTCCGTGTCCGTGGAACTCACGGTTCCACCAAACCACTCGTGCAAAGTCCGCATGGAAGGACGCAAGATCAAAGCCGACATCCCCTACACGGCTCGCCTCAGTCGAACCTACCACAATGGAGAAACCCAGTGGACCACCATCACTGGGACGTACGACGGAGTCCAGATCGGAGAAGTCCGGGCAGTGGTGGACCGCTGTGAACCTGTCATCGACGCCAAGCCTTGCCCCTGA
- the LOC115776052 gene encoding natterin-3-like translates to MRCCVAVVLAVLQMCGPALQSDPLLHVSRLQDGEEKPSKPWLNPALENVVPSRGALHSPETVEIPEAERTSHSSPMFGEYANLQWVTWSGSLPNGAVAIFNGYTERTDYVCKVNCEAGFYTPSKGNFCQYPYAEKEYASSEFEVLVNVDNFEFLQWVEDSYGSVPEYAIKTCPNSDIYVGKNKYGLGKVVTRHEAFFLPWEGDEYWYKKYQVLAINRDSYSQHISHVEYAIDQMELFHHPPEALKLTKVTNLDCGTVEKTVTLEKTSTVEKKWDIGRETRNGTVSTMTAKVPIFGPGNVELSKEQTVTFSKGTTMVESISHSVSVELLVPPNHSCTVRMDGRKMKADIPFTGRLSRTNHNGDTRWTYITGTYDGVSVGEIDAVVERCQPVPDAVPCSPTQN, encoded by the exons ATGAGGTGTTGTGTTGCTGTTGTCCTGGCAGTGCTGCAGATGTGCGGCCCGGCGCTGCAGTCTGACCCGCTGCTTCATGTCTCCCGGCTGCAGGACGGGGAAGAAAAACCCAGCA AGCCATGGCTGAACCCGGCCTTGGAAAATGTTGTCCCTTCCCGGGGAGCTCTCCACTCTCCTGAAACTGTAGAGATCCCAGAAGCTGAGAGGACCTCACACTCGAGCCCCATGTTTGGTGAATATGCCAACCTCCAGTGGGTCACATGGAGCGGTTCCCTCCCAAATGGTGCTGTCGCCATCTTCAACGGCTACACTGAACGCACCGACTATGTGTGCAAAGTCAACTGCGAGGCCGGCTTCTACACGCCCAGCAAAGGGAATTTCTGCCAGTACCCTTATGCTGAGAAGGAGTACGCATCCTCCGAATTTGAAGTGCTGGTCAACGTGGACAACTTTGAGTTCCTGCAGTGGGTTGAAGATTCATATGGCTCTGTTCCTGAGTATGCCATCAAAACCTGCCCCAACTCAGACATCTACGTGGGCAAGAACAAGTACGGTCTCGGTAAAGTGGTGACCAGACATGAAGCCTTCTTCCTCCCCTGGGAAGGGGATGAGTACTGGTATAAGAAATACCAGGTCCTTGCTATCAACAGAGACAGCTACAGCCAGCACATCTCTCATGTGGAGTACGCCATCGACCAGATGGAGCTGTTCCACCATCCTCCAGAGGCCCTGAAGCTCACCAAGGTCACCAACCTGGACTGCGGAACTGTGGAGAAGACTGTGACGCTGGAGAAGACCAGCACGGTGGAGAAGAAATGGGACATCGGCAGGGAGACCCGCAATGGCACTGTGTCCACCATGACAGCCAAAGTTCCCATCTTTGGTCCGGGGAACGTGGAGTTGTCCAAGGAGCAGACGGTGACCTTCTCAAAGGGGACCACCATGGTAGAGTCCATCAGTCACTCGGTCTCTGTGGAGCTGCTGGTCCCACCCAATCACTCCTGCACTGTGAGGATGGACGGCAGGAAGATGAAGGCGGACATCCCCTTCACGGGCCGGCTGAGCAGGACCAACCACAACGGAGACACCCGCTGGACGTACATCACGGGCACCTACGACGGCGTGAGTGTCGGCGAAATCGACGCAGTGGTGGAGCGGTGTCAGCCCGTGCCCGATGCTGTTCCCTGCTCCCCAACACAAAACTGA